CTATATTTTTTATCTCATCGAGCGCGGGAGGGCTCAGGAAGAACGCCGCCCTGCCTTTGCCCTGGGCCGCCCATTCCAACGCGGCCCTTGGGTCGCGCGTGAACGATATCCTTCTCTCGGCCTCTTTCCCCCTTATGCCCAATGCCTTATCAAAGACGAGGCGATGCAATACCACGACGTCCAGGTTCTTCCAATAATCGGAGTTCCCGGATTTGATCAGGCCTCCTGCGTCCCTGCGCTTAAGCGACAGGCAGAGATAATCCCTGCCGCCCAGGTAGACACCTATGGTATGCTTCCTGTCCGCCTTCATCATGGCGAACATCTTCTCTTTGCTGTCCAGGTGTATTATATCAAAAAACTTTTTGATTTTAGCGATATTTTTTCGGAACGAACCGGCAGGGAGCCCCTCGACCATGCGGTGGGTCGGGAGGATCGTAAGCCCTGAGGGGTCTGAGGTCGCGAAATACATCATCACATAATCCAGAGCGGCGGGGCCGGCTGCCTTGCCGTGACTGCGCATGTAGTCCCTGTATTCGAGGGAGACTTCGTAGCGGTGGTGGCCGTCGGCTATAAGCGCGCGTTTGCTCTTCACCGACCTTTGCAGCTTTCTTATCGCCGCCGCTTCGGACATAAGCCAGATCCTGTTCCTCGTCCCCTCGAACCTGACATCTACCGCGGGCCTGTTCTTTTTTATGAAATCCCTCAGGATGTTCATCACCTTCTTATTCTCG
The sequence above is a segment of the Candidatus Omnitrophota bacterium genome. Coding sequences within it:
- a CDS encoding DUF1015 domain-containing protein, with protein sequence MTIIKPFRGYRYDPKTVGILSKVITPPYDVINKKQQASYYKNHPHNFIRLDLGKTFPKDNNRNNRYTRAGGFLEEWIDKGILVRDLRKSVYIYDQEYADGGRKRHRLGFISLARLEEDRTKGFLPHERTFRGPKLDRLNLMKETGANLSPIFSIVIDENKKVMNILRDFIKKNRPAVDVRFEGTRNRIWLMSEAAAIRKLQRSVKSKRALIADGHHRYEVSLEYRDYMRSHGKAAGPAALDYVMMYFATSDPSGLTILPTHRMVEGLPAGSFRKNIAKIKKFFDIIHLDSKEKMFAMMKADRKHTIGVYLGGRDYLCLSLKRRDAGGLIKSGNSDYWKNLDVVVLHRLVFDKALGIRGKEAERRISFTRDPRAALEWAAQGKGRAAFFLSPPALDEIKNIVKRQERMPHKTTYFYPKPPSGLVINKIT